Proteins from a genomic interval of Capsicum annuum cultivar UCD-10X-F1 chromosome 4, UCD10Xv1.1, whole genome shotgun sequence:
- the LOC107867951 gene encoding uncharacterized protein LOC107867951 isoform X2, with amino-acid sequence MEHQIWLWSRTQVINWLNSILPVSDDKLDRPIAVYSDSKNTCDDNSGVLKNVQMQLQGNDATEFMWLGPPWTCRKKRKHYQSFNRNGVVVSVHEFVYVLAEEDKKLVAYLDDIYEDSRGNKMVVVRWFHKIDEVGIVLPHNYNDREIFFSLCLQTLSIECIDGLASVLGPEHYEKFSSEVTLPQVQPFICRWQFDNDDLQPINITRIKGYWDQDIIKYLFFQSPARVQPACDGLKGVVNDIDSVGSRPKKRLRLTKAGDMYKLSTQRKEVVECGLKDVNISPKEGSSGVCLPAKDILEHSRCFTIGAHVEILSQDSGIRGYWLRAMIIKKHKNKVKVQYQDIKDADDEAKNLEEWLLTSKLAAADAFGARISGRSTLRPSPISNTGKAWAVNIGCIVDAWWHDGWWEGIVVEKESEDKLRVYLLGEKREMIFGRGDLRHSQEWLGDGWRNLKEMPELVSALIAVKVNQVIDDSCHNEQEQTYIFDGKELSVPCKNISDNSLVDGQENMIEEQTVARDLSKDNLLSQLRWKSSGKRRHCRSPFHKVQSGVSKSQYSRNLVMGSSKKFVFPSVKVDHDNCKYISDSVFTSVVSPLTSLVMSR; translated from the exons ATGGAACATCAGATCTGGCTGTG GTCTAGAACTCAAGTCATTAATTGGCTTAATTCCATTCTTCCAG TTTCTGATGATAAGCTGGACAGGCCTATTGCTGTATATTCTGACAGTAAAAACACTTGTGATGATAATTCAGGTGTATTGAAG AATGTTCAGATGCAGTTGCAAGGAAATGATGCAACTGAATTTATGTGGCTTGGTCCTCCCTGGACTTGTAGGAAAAAGCGTAAGCATTACCAATCCTTTAACAGAAATGGTGTTGTTGTTTCT GTCCATGAGTTTGTCTATGTGTTAGCTGAAGAAGATAAGAAGCTTGTTGCTTATTTGGATGATATATACGAGGACTCCAGAGGCAACAAGATGGTTGTGGTACGatggtttcacaaaattgatgAAGTTGGTATTGTTTTGCCTCATAATTATAATGACAGAgagattttcttttctctttgtcTTCAAACTCTCAGTATCGAATGCATAGATGGATTAGCTTCTGTTCTCGGTCCCGAGCATTATGAGAAATTTTCGAGTGAGGTTACGCTACCTCAAGTGCAGCCATTTATATGCCGATGGCAGTTTGATAATGATGACCTCCAGCCTATCAACATCACCCGAATTAAGGGTTATTGGGATCAAGACATAATAAAGTACCTGTTCTTTCAGTCTCCTGCAAGAGTTCAGCCCGCTTGTGATGGTTTGAAGGGGGTAGTAAATGATATTGATTCAGTCGGAAGTAGGCCAAAGAAGAGGCTTCGTTTAACTAAAGCAGGTGACATGTACAAGCTGTCTACTCAGAGGAAAGAAGTTGTTGAATGTGGCCTTAAAGATGTCAACATCAGTCCAAAAGAAGGTTCGTCAGGTGTGTGTTTACCTGCGAAAGATATACTTGAGCATTCTCGGTGTTTTACAATTGGGGCTCATGTTGAAATCCTGTCTCAAGATAGTGGTATCAGGGGTTATTGGTTAAGagcaatgatcatcaagaagCACAAGAACAAGGTGAAAGTTCAGTATCAGGATATTAAGGATGCAGATGATGAAGCTAAAAATCTAGAG GAGTGGCTTTTGACCTCTAAATTAGCTGCAGCTGATGCATTTGGTGCAAGGATTTCTGGGAGAAGTACACTTCGCCCTTCCCCAATATCCAACACAGGCAAAGCATGGGCAGTTAATATTGGATGTATTGTGGACGCATGGTGGCACGATGGATGGTGGGAAGGCATTGTAGTAGAAAAGGAATCTGAAGATAAATTACGTGTCTATCTGCTAG GAGAAAAACGAGAGATGATCTTTGGTCGAGGTGATTTGCGTCATTCGCAGGAATGGTTAGGAGATGGCTGGAGGAATTTGAAGGAAATGCCTGAGCTTGTATCAGCGTTGATAGCTGTTAAGGTTAATCAGGTGATAGATGACTCGTGTCATAATGAACAGGAGCAAACTTACATTTTTGATGGCAAAGAACTCTCTGTTCCTTGTAAAAATATTTCAGACAACTCTCTGGTGGATGGCCAAGAGAACATGATAGAAGAACAAACAGTGGCCAGAGATCTTTCAAAGGATAATTTACTTTCTCAGTTGCGGTGGAAGTCATCTGGCAAAAGACGACATTGCAGAAGTCCTTTCCATAAGGTTCAGTCTGGTGTCAGTAAAAGTCAATATAGTAGAAATTTGGTAATGGGGAGTAGCAAGAAATTTGTTTTCCCCTCTGTGAAAGTTGATCATGACAATTGCAAATACATTAGTGACTCGGTGTTCACTTCAGTAGTTTCCCCATTAACCAGCTTGGTTATGTCTAGGTGA
- the LOC107867951 gene encoding uncharacterized protein LOC107867951 isoform X4 yields the protein MFRCSCKEMMQLNLCGLVLPGLVGKSVHEFVYVLAEEDKKLVAYLDDIYEDSRGNKMVVVRWFHKIDEVGIVLPHNYNDREIFFSLCLQTLSIECIDGLASVLGPEHYEKFSSEVTLPQVQPFICRWQFDNDDLQPINITRIKGYWDQDIIKYLFFQSPARVQPACDGLKGVVNDIDSVGSRPKKRLRLTKAGDMYKLSTQRKEVVECGLKDVNISPKEGSSGVCLPAKDILEHSRCFTIGAHVEILSQDSGIRGYWLRAMIIKKHKNKVKVQYQDIKDADDEAKNLEEWLLTSKLAAADAFGARISGRSTLRPSPISNTGKAWAVNIGCIVDAWWHDGWWEGIVVEKESEDKLRVYLLGEKREMIFGRGDLRHSQEWLGDGWRNLKEMPELVSALIAVKVNQVIDDSCHNEQEQTYIFDGKELSVPCKNISDNSLVDGQENMIEEQTVARDLSKDNLLSQLRWKSSGKRRHCRSPFHKVQSGVSKSQYSRNLVMGSSKKFVFPSVKVDHDNCKYISDSVFTSVVSPLTSLVMSR from the exons ATGTTCAGATGCAGTTGCAAGGAAATGATGCAACTGAATTTATGTGGCTTGGTCCTCCCTGGACTTGTAGGAAAAAGC GTCCATGAGTTTGTCTATGTGTTAGCTGAAGAAGATAAGAAGCTTGTTGCTTATTTGGATGATATATACGAGGACTCCAGAGGCAACAAGATGGTTGTGGTACGatggtttcacaaaattgatgAAGTTGGTATTGTTTTGCCTCATAATTATAATGACAGAgagattttcttttctctttgtcTTCAAACTCTCAGTATCGAATGCATAGATGGATTAGCTTCTGTTCTCGGTCCCGAGCATTATGAGAAATTTTCGAGTGAGGTTACGCTACCTCAAGTGCAGCCATTTATATGCCGATGGCAGTTTGATAATGATGACCTCCAGCCTATCAACATCACCCGAATTAAGGGTTATTGGGATCAAGACATAATAAAGTACCTGTTCTTTCAGTCTCCTGCAAGAGTTCAGCCCGCTTGTGATGGTTTGAAGGGGGTAGTAAATGATATTGATTCAGTCGGAAGTAGGCCAAAGAAGAGGCTTCGTTTAACTAAAGCAGGTGACATGTACAAGCTGTCTACTCAGAGGAAAGAAGTTGTTGAATGTGGCCTTAAAGATGTCAACATCAGTCCAAAAGAAGGTTCGTCAGGTGTGTGTTTACCTGCGAAAGATATACTTGAGCATTCTCGGTGTTTTACAATTGGGGCTCATGTTGAAATCCTGTCTCAAGATAGTGGTATCAGGGGTTATTGGTTAAGagcaatgatcatcaagaagCACAAGAACAAGGTGAAAGTTCAGTATCAGGATATTAAGGATGCAGATGATGAAGCTAAAAATCTAGAG GAGTGGCTTTTGACCTCTAAATTAGCTGCAGCTGATGCATTTGGTGCAAGGATTTCTGGGAGAAGTACACTTCGCCCTTCCCCAATATCCAACACAGGCAAAGCATGGGCAGTTAATATTGGATGTATTGTGGACGCATGGTGGCACGATGGATGGTGGGAAGGCATTGTAGTAGAAAAGGAATCTGAAGATAAATTACGTGTCTATCTGCTAG GAGAAAAACGAGAGATGATCTTTGGTCGAGGTGATTTGCGTCATTCGCAGGAATGGTTAGGAGATGGCTGGAGGAATTTGAAGGAAATGCCTGAGCTTGTATCAGCGTTGATAGCTGTTAAGGTTAATCAGGTGATAGATGACTCGTGTCATAATGAACAGGAGCAAACTTACATTTTTGATGGCAAAGAACTCTCTGTTCCTTGTAAAAATATTTCAGACAACTCTCTGGTGGATGGCCAAGAGAACATGATAGAAGAACAAACAGTGGCCAGAGATCTTTCAAAGGATAATTTACTTTCTCAGTTGCGGTGGAAGTCATCTGGCAAAAGACGACATTGCAGAAGTCCTTTCCATAAGGTTCAGTCTGGTGTCAGTAAAAGTCAATATAGTAGAAATTTGGTAATGGGGAGTAGCAAGAAATTTGTTTTCCCCTCTGTGAAAGTTGATCATGACAATTGCAAATACATTAGTGACTCGGTGTTCACTTCAGTAGTTTCCCCATTAACCAGCTTGGTTATGTCTAGGTGA
- the LOC107867951 gene encoding uncharacterized protein LOC107867951 isoform X1: MASSSYYVKWEEVCVSMDNKGRREVHYYLKGKDGTSDLAVVGKEKKLRHMSYHYAIKDLSLLSLSNSSSLLKLRSRTQVINWLNSILPVSDDKLDRPIAVYSDSKNTCDDNSGVLKNVQMQLQGNDATEFMWLGPPWTCRKKRKHYQSFNRNGVVVSVHEFVYVLAEEDKKLVAYLDDIYEDSRGNKMVVVRWFHKIDEVGIVLPHNYNDREIFFSLCLQTLSIECIDGLASVLGPEHYEKFSSEVTLPQVQPFICRWQFDNDDLQPINITRIKGYWDQDIIKYLFFQSPARVQPACDGLKGVVNDIDSVGSRPKKRLRLTKAGDMYKLSTQRKEVVECGLKDVNISPKEGSSGVCLPAKDILEHSRCFTIGAHVEILSQDSGIRGYWLRAMIIKKHKNKVKVQYQDIKDADDEAKNLEEWLLTSKLAAADAFGARISGRSTLRPSPISNTGKAWAVNIGCIVDAWWHDGWWEGIVVEKESEDKLRVYLLGEKREMIFGRGDLRHSQEWLGDGWRNLKEMPELVSALIAVKVNQVIDDSCHNEQEQTYIFDGKELSVPCKNISDNSLVDGQENMIEEQTVARDLSKDNLLSQLRWKSSGKRRHCRSPFHKVQSGVSKSQYSRNLVMGSSKKFVFPSVKVDHDNCKYISDSVFTSVVSPLTSLVMSR; the protein is encoded by the exons ATGGCGTCGTCGTCGTACTATGTGAAGTGGGAGGAGGTTTGTGTGTCGATGGATAATAAAGGAAGAAGAGAAGTTCACTATTACCTCAAAGGGAAGGATGGAACATCAGATCTGGCTGTGgtaggaaaagagaaaaaattaaggcATATGTCTTATCACTACGcaattaaagacttgtctttgtTATCTCTTTCCAATTCTTCCTCTCTTTTGAAACTCAGGTCTAGAACTCAAGTCATTAATTGGCTTAATTCCATTCTTCCAG TTTCTGATGATAAGCTGGACAGGCCTATTGCTGTATATTCTGACAGTAAAAACACTTGTGATGATAATTCAGGTGTATTGAAG AATGTTCAGATGCAGTTGCAAGGAAATGATGCAACTGAATTTATGTGGCTTGGTCCTCCCTGGACTTGTAGGAAAAAGCGTAAGCATTACCAATCCTTTAACAGAAATGGTGTTGTTGTTTCT GTCCATGAGTTTGTCTATGTGTTAGCTGAAGAAGATAAGAAGCTTGTTGCTTATTTGGATGATATATACGAGGACTCCAGAGGCAACAAGATGGTTGTGGTACGatggtttcacaaaattgatgAAGTTGGTATTGTTTTGCCTCATAATTATAATGACAGAgagattttcttttctctttgtcTTCAAACTCTCAGTATCGAATGCATAGATGGATTAGCTTCTGTTCTCGGTCCCGAGCATTATGAGAAATTTTCGAGTGAGGTTACGCTACCTCAAGTGCAGCCATTTATATGCCGATGGCAGTTTGATAATGATGACCTCCAGCCTATCAACATCACCCGAATTAAGGGTTATTGGGATCAAGACATAATAAAGTACCTGTTCTTTCAGTCTCCTGCAAGAGTTCAGCCCGCTTGTGATGGTTTGAAGGGGGTAGTAAATGATATTGATTCAGTCGGAAGTAGGCCAAAGAAGAGGCTTCGTTTAACTAAAGCAGGTGACATGTACAAGCTGTCTACTCAGAGGAAAGAAGTTGTTGAATGTGGCCTTAAAGATGTCAACATCAGTCCAAAAGAAGGTTCGTCAGGTGTGTGTTTACCTGCGAAAGATATACTTGAGCATTCTCGGTGTTTTACAATTGGGGCTCATGTTGAAATCCTGTCTCAAGATAGTGGTATCAGGGGTTATTGGTTAAGagcaatgatcatcaagaagCACAAGAACAAGGTGAAAGTTCAGTATCAGGATATTAAGGATGCAGATGATGAAGCTAAAAATCTAGAG GAGTGGCTTTTGACCTCTAAATTAGCTGCAGCTGATGCATTTGGTGCAAGGATTTCTGGGAGAAGTACACTTCGCCCTTCCCCAATATCCAACACAGGCAAAGCATGGGCAGTTAATATTGGATGTATTGTGGACGCATGGTGGCACGATGGATGGTGGGAAGGCATTGTAGTAGAAAAGGAATCTGAAGATAAATTACGTGTCTATCTGCTAG GAGAAAAACGAGAGATGATCTTTGGTCGAGGTGATTTGCGTCATTCGCAGGAATGGTTAGGAGATGGCTGGAGGAATTTGAAGGAAATGCCTGAGCTTGTATCAGCGTTGATAGCTGTTAAGGTTAATCAGGTGATAGATGACTCGTGTCATAATGAACAGGAGCAAACTTACATTTTTGATGGCAAAGAACTCTCTGTTCCTTGTAAAAATATTTCAGACAACTCTCTGGTGGATGGCCAAGAGAACATGATAGAAGAACAAACAGTGGCCAGAGATCTTTCAAAGGATAATTTACTTTCTCAGTTGCGGTGGAAGTCATCTGGCAAAAGACGACATTGCAGAAGTCCTTTCCATAAGGTTCAGTCTGGTGTCAGTAAAAGTCAATATAGTAGAAATTTGGTAATGGGGAGTAGCAAGAAATTTGTTTTCCCCTCTGTGAAAGTTGATCATGACAATTGCAAATACATTAGTGACTCGGTGTTCACTTCAGTAGTTTCCCCATTAACCAGCTTGGTTATGTCTAGGTGA
- the LOC107867951 gene encoding uncharacterized protein LOC107867951 isoform X3, whose protein sequence is MQLQGNDATEFMWLGPPWTCRKKRKHYQSFNRNGVVVSVHEFVYVLAEEDKKLVAYLDDIYEDSRGNKMVVVRWFHKIDEVGIVLPHNYNDREIFFSLCLQTLSIECIDGLASVLGPEHYEKFSSEVTLPQVQPFICRWQFDNDDLQPINITRIKGYWDQDIIKYLFFQSPARVQPACDGLKGVVNDIDSVGSRPKKRLRLTKAGDMYKLSTQRKEVVECGLKDVNISPKEGSSGVCLPAKDILEHSRCFTIGAHVEILSQDSGIRGYWLRAMIIKKHKNKVKVQYQDIKDADDEAKNLEEWLLTSKLAAADAFGARISGRSTLRPSPISNTGKAWAVNIGCIVDAWWHDGWWEGIVVEKESEDKLRVYLLGEKREMIFGRGDLRHSQEWLGDGWRNLKEMPELVSALIAVKVNQVIDDSCHNEQEQTYIFDGKELSVPCKNISDNSLVDGQENMIEEQTVARDLSKDNLLSQLRWKSSGKRRHCRSPFHKVQSGVSKSQYSRNLVMGSSKKFVFPSVKVDHDNCKYISDSVFTSVVSPLTSLVMSR, encoded by the exons ATGCAGTTGCAAGGAAATGATGCAACTGAATTTATGTGGCTTGGTCCTCCCTGGACTTGTAGGAAAAAGCGTAAGCATTACCAATCCTTTAACAGAAATGGTGTTGTTGTTTCT GTCCATGAGTTTGTCTATGTGTTAGCTGAAGAAGATAAGAAGCTTGTTGCTTATTTGGATGATATATACGAGGACTCCAGAGGCAACAAGATGGTTGTGGTACGatggtttcacaaaattgatgAAGTTGGTATTGTTTTGCCTCATAATTATAATGACAGAgagattttcttttctctttgtcTTCAAACTCTCAGTATCGAATGCATAGATGGATTAGCTTCTGTTCTCGGTCCCGAGCATTATGAGAAATTTTCGAGTGAGGTTACGCTACCTCAAGTGCAGCCATTTATATGCCGATGGCAGTTTGATAATGATGACCTCCAGCCTATCAACATCACCCGAATTAAGGGTTATTGGGATCAAGACATAATAAAGTACCTGTTCTTTCAGTCTCCTGCAAGAGTTCAGCCCGCTTGTGATGGTTTGAAGGGGGTAGTAAATGATATTGATTCAGTCGGAAGTAGGCCAAAGAAGAGGCTTCGTTTAACTAAAGCAGGTGACATGTACAAGCTGTCTACTCAGAGGAAAGAAGTTGTTGAATGTGGCCTTAAAGATGTCAACATCAGTCCAAAAGAAGGTTCGTCAGGTGTGTGTTTACCTGCGAAAGATATACTTGAGCATTCTCGGTGTTTTACAATTGGGGCTCATGTTGAAATCCTGTCTCAAGATAGTGGTATCAGGGGTTATTGGTTAAGagcaatgatcatcaagaagCACAAGAACAAGGTGAAAGTTCAGTATCAGGATATTAAGGATGCAGATGATGAAGCTAAAAATCTAGAG GAGTGGCTTTTGACCTCTAAATTAGCTGCAGCTGATGCATTTGGTGCAAGGATTTCTGGGAGAAGTACACTTCGCCCTTCCCCAATATCCAACACAGGCAAAGCATGGGCAGTTAATATTGGATGTATTGTGGACGCATGGTGGCACGATGGATGGTGGGAAGGCATTGTAGTAGAAAAGGAATCTGAAGATAAATTACGTGTCTATCTGCTAG GAGAAAAACGAGAGATGATCTTTGGTCGAGGTGATTTGCGTCATTCGCAGGAATGGTTAGGAGATGGCTGGAGGAATTTGAAGGAAATGCCTGAGCTTGTATCAGCGTTGATAGCTGTTAAGGTTAATCAGGTGATAGATGACTCGTGTCATAATGAACAGGAGCAAACTTACATTTTTGATGGCAAAGAACTCTCTGTTCCTTGTAAAAATATTTCAGACAACTCTCTGGTGGATGGCCAAGAGAACATGATAGAAGAACAAACAGTGGCCAGAGATCTTTCAAAGGATAATTTACTTTCTCAGTTGCGGTGGAAGTCATCTGGCAAAAGACGACATTGCAGAAGTCCTTTCCATAAGGTTCAGTCTGGTGTCAGTAAAAGTCAATATAGTAGAAATTTGGTAATGGGGAGTAGCAAGAAATTTGTTTTCCCCTCTGTGAAAGTTGATCATGACAATTGCAAATACATTAGTGACTCGGTGTTCACTTCAGTAGTTTCCCCATTAACCAGCTTGGTTATGTCTAGGTGA